The Christiangramia salexigens genome includes the window ACAGTATCACCTTCTTCTGCAACATCTTTGGTCTTTAATTTACCATATTGCTTCTGAATGCTTTCTATCTGGTTGTTCACCATTTTCTCGTCTGCAACGATATTATATTTGGTAACCGGCTTTTTAAGATCAAGGTCAACCTCGAATTCTGGTGCAAGACCTAATTCAAATTCAAAGCTATATTCTTCATTATCCCAGTCAAAATTCTCCTGTTCCTTTGGAAGAGGATTTCCAAGCACATCAAGTTTTTCTTCAGTAAGGTATTTGTTCAGGCTTTCCTGAAGCAATTTATTCACCTCATCTACCAACACAGCTTTCCCGTACTGCTTTTTAACCATTCCCATAGGTACATGACCTTTTCTGAAACCGGGAATATTGGCATTCTTACGGTAATCTTTTAAAATCTTGTCTACTTTGCCCGCATAGTCTTCTTTCGCGATATCAACTTTCACTACCGCATTTAATTCATCAATATTCTCTCTGGTAATATTCATTTTGATCTGTTATAAAAAATTGGAGTGCAAAATTACATTTTTTTCAAAAGCCTGCAAAGTTTCAAATAGTTGAAATTCAGTTAAATCTAATCTGATTTAAGAATGGAGAAAAGTATTGATTGAACCAGAGATAGTAACAAACTAAAAACTATGGCAATAAGCCAGCCATCCACATCAAATCCTCCTACAAAAGCATCGGCCATAAATATGATGATCGCGTTAATAATTAGTAGGAATAATCCTAAGGTCAGTATGGTCACAGGCAGGGTAAACAGTACTAAGACAGGCTTTACAATAAAATTAAGCAGGGCCAGCACAAGCGCCACAATAATGGCAGTTAGGTAACCATCCACACTTACACCTGGCAACAATTTGGCTAATATTACCACCGCGAGCGCAGTAAGTAATAGTCTAAGAATAAAGTTCATAATGATTGGTTTAGTTATTAGTAAAAATGCAAAAAAAAGGCCGGGAAAATCCCGGCCTTTTAAAATTTTAATTCAATTTTAATATTATTGAACATCCTGGCTAAGTGTTATAGTTCCATAAGAACCAACATCAGCTTTAGGCACATTTGCATTATATGTAGAATTGATTTCCGTAATAATTGCGTTTGCTATTACGGCATTTCCTCTAGGAGTTAAATGCAAACCATCCAGAGAAAAAGCCCCTCCAAGAACAAACTCTGACGTAAGCGTCCCGCCATCGAATTCAATTCCATTCTGATTAAAATCACTCAATAAACCATTGGCATCAACCAGTCCAAGACCATAAGCCCCTGCAATATTTTCTATCGCAGCGTTATAAGCCATGGTCGCCTGATTTATATAACCCTGCTCAACAGCTGTAAGAACATGCTCATCTCTTAATGGAACTGAAACACCATTCACTAACTGCGGATTTCCATTAACCTGAGTTCCTATAAATCCAGCAGAGGTTAAAGGGATAAGGTCTGATGAATTTGCCTGTCTCAACTGACTAAGTAAACCTGCCGTTTGCGCGTCAAGATTAAAAGGAGCGCCTTGCAGAATACTTGTAAGCGGTGTCAAATCTTCATCTGTTAAGGTTACAAAATTACTGTCTCCTTCGGTAAAAATGATCTTTCTACTATCAGCTTCTGCCTGAGTTATCACACCAGCCTGAACCATTCCCGGAAGAATAGCTGTATTATAAGCTCCGAATTGTGCATTTAAAGCAGCAGCTGTTTGAGCATCCAGTGGAATTGGATTTACAGGCACCACATTAAAGAACGGAGAATCCATTACACTAGGGATATTGATCACTACACCTTTCGCCGAAGCCGATAAGTTTTCAACCAACTGATTATACACAAATGCAAAAGCATTTGGATCTGTAATATCATTGGGCCCATAAGTGGTGAAATCGGTATTATTCAACTGAAATTCACCAGCGCCTCCTGAAGTTGCATAGCTTAAAACATCGTTATTCCCTATCCACAGTGTGAAAAAACTCGGGCCCTGACCTAGGGCATCTGCCAGAATAGATGTATTTGATGAAGTTGCAAATCTCGCAAAGTAAGGGTTAGCGGCTCCCGTAGAAACCCCCTGAACATTTCCGTAACCGTTTGCTAATAAATGAAAAGATTTAGCACCAGGCACAGCCATATTACTAAAGGGTCCTTCCTGTAATTCGGTCACCTCTGTAGTTGGCGTTCCGTTATACCTCGCCGGCAGCGGACCATCAGCTCCAACGCTAAGAACAAAACGCGGTTCAGCAATCTTATTACCTCCAAGTAAAAGACCTCCAACATTGTCATTCACTAAAGGTTGAGTAAAAACACTGGTCTCCTGAGTTAAGGAGAATTTCTGTGCGAGTATATTAGGATAGGAATTTTTTTGTCCTTCCAGGTAAAGTGCTCCATCGGCGTATCCGGCAGTAAGCGAATTACCAAGAGCTACATAATTTGAAAAATCAGCTTCACCATTACTGTAGAAGCCTTCTTCATCAATAGAATTTTCGAATTCAGGCTCACAGGAAACGATCCCGAGTGCAAGAATTGCCATATATTTAAAATAGTTTTTCATCTCTCTTCAAATTAAATTTTAATGCTTACACCAAGTCCAGGTACAAATGCACTGGATTTATAGGTTCCTTCAAAAGGAACATTTCTTCCGTTCTCCTGGTAATAATCATAAGATTCGGTTATTTCCTCGAAACGGCTGTAAAGGAAAGAAGCATCTATAGACACTCTGTCACTTACATTAACAGACAATCCACCAGTAAAGTTATTGGAATCATTACGTGGAGTTTCCGGCGCAAAATATCCCGATCTCACTGGAGACTGGTCAAAGTAGTAACCGGCTCTAAGAGTAAAAATATCGTTTGCAGTATACTGCATTCCGAATCTATAAATAGAGGCATCCTTATAATTTCTTGGGTTTTGAGAATCTGGTACGCTTGAATCTGCAAAATCTATATCAAGAGATTCATAGACATTCCAGAACGTTCTGTTGTAATCGAACGCGAAAAGCCATTGCTCGTTTAACTGATAGGACATTCCAATGGAAAGCTCTGCAGGCAGTGGCAATTCAGCATCAAAAGTGGTATCTCTAAATGGAGTTAAAGGCGAATTAGGTACATTCTCAAAATCTGCTGAACCATCTTCGGCCTTCACAATAATTTCTGAACGATAGTTAACCCCGATATTTAAACTATCTATTGGACTATACATTACCCCAGCAGACCAACCAAAAGCACTTACACCCGAAGCATCTACAGTCACATTTGAACGGTTCCCCTCAATATCTGTAAGATTTCTGCTTAGGTTTCTATTGAAATTAACTGAACCACTTACATAAATTGGTCCTCCCCCAACAGCAAGATTATCTGTGATCTTATAAGATGCTAAAGCCTGCACATAGATCGCAGCTAGGTCTATATCGTTTACTAGGTGTGAACCTTCCCAGTCCTTTTCCCAGGCCACCGAACTTCCATAAGGAGTATAGGCTGCAAGACCAAGACTAAGTTTCTCATTCAGTTTATAAGAAAAATAGGCATAAAATGGCGTTCCAACCGGACTATCTGTTCGTGCGATTTGTCCGAATTCCTCATTTTGCCATGCAACATCAGAAAATACGGCACTTACTCCAACTGCTGCATTGATCTTATTTTCAAGAAAGACCAGTCCGGCAGGATTAAAAAAGGCCAATTCGGCATTATTCACTACCGCTACTCCGGTATGCCCCATTGCCAATGAGCGCTGACCCTGTAGACTTACCCTGTAACCACCAGCATAGGTGATCCCGGCAGCCAGCACAAACAGGCCAAATAAAAATAATTTTTTCATAATTTAATTTGGGTTAAACTTTTTATGTATTAAAATAATACGCCCAAAAATAGCATATTTTGCATATTACGCAACGAATCAAGCGATTTTATTATGCATACATAATAAATTTAGAAAGCTTTTAAACAAATGACATAACCGCAGCAAAGAAGGCCTTCATATTTTCAGCATGTACCCAGTGCCCCGCACCTTCTATCGACTTAAACTCTGCAGCAGGGAATTGCTTTTTAATCTGCTCTTCATCGGAAGCATTTATATAATCTGAATTAGCGCCTTTAATAAAAAGCGATGGCCCCGAATAGCTCAGATCTTCCTTTAAGGCTGCGCCAACATTTTCAATATTCGCCTTCAAAGAATCCAGATTTAATTTTAACGAAAGGCTCTCCTTGGTCTTCCAGTACAGGTTTTTAAGCAGGAACAATCTCACTCCGGTTTCGGGTATAAATTCCTTCAGAAAATCCTCTGCTTCGCCTCTCGAGGTTAGTTTTGCCTCATCCAGAGCGGTTAGTCCTTTTAATATTTGCTGATGATGAGGAGCATAATATTTAGGAGCGATATCTACTACGATAAGCTTATCTACCAGACCTTCATTTAAACATGCGGCCAACATAGCGGTTTTACCTCCCATAGAATGCCCCATAAGCATGATGTTTTCAAGGGAATGCATCTTGCAGTAACCGGCAATATCATCTGCCAGCAATTTATAGGAAAAATCATCTGTATGCGGACTTTTTCCATGATTTCTCTGATCTATAAGATGAACCTCATAACCTTCTTTGGCAAATTTCTTACCCAGCGTTTTCCAGTTGTCGCTCATCCCAAGAAAACCGTGTAAGATCAAAAAAGGTTTTCCTTCGCCTAGGATCGTAGAGTGTAATTCCATCTAGCTCAATAATTTTAAATATTTCTGAATCGTTTTTTCCAGCCCCAGATAAAGAGCTTCAGAGATCAGAGCATGACCTATTGAAACCTCATCCAAATGCGGCACCTCCTCTTTAAAGAAACGGATGTTATCCAGGGAAAGGTCGTGACCGGCATTGATACCCAGACCGAGTTCATGGGCCAGCTCCGCACATTCAGCATAAGTTTTCGCTGCGTCCTTATCACCCTTTGCATATGCTACCGCATAAGCTTCGGTATATAATTCTATTCTATCTGTCCCGGTCTCTGCGGCACCGCGAACCATTTCTGGATTAGGATCTACAAAGATCGAAGTTCGGATTCCCTTCGAGCTAAATTCAGAAATGACCTCCTTCAAATAATCGCGATATTTAATGGTGTCCCATCCCGCATTTGAAGTAATAGCCTCCTCTGCATCTGGAACCAAAGTCACCTGAGCGGGCTTCACTTCCAGCACAAGATCCATAAAACTTTTAATAGGCTTTCCTTCTATATTGAATTCGGTCTGTAAAACCGGCTTAAGCTCTCTAACATCTGAATATCTGATATGTCTTTCATCCGGTCTTGGGTGAACGGTGATGCCCTGAGCTCCAAAACCTTCGATATTCTTAGAGGTTTCGATCACATCGGGCACGTTACCTCCTCTGGCATTTCTTAGAGTGGCAATTTTATTAACATTAACACTTAATTTCGTCATTTTTCACGCTTTTAATTAACAAAAATACAAAGTGCAGCCTGCTTCAATGAATTTTATTTTGATTAATTTGCAGAAAAGCAGCAGAGAATATGAGCATGAAAGAATACATATTAAATGATGTGGAGATACTCAATCTTAAGGAAAAGATTGGAGATCTTCAGGATCTATTCAATCAACTCACCTATACCCATTTACCTGTG containing:
- a CDS encoding phage holin family protein translates to MNFILRLLLTALAVVILAKLLPGVSVDGYLTAIIVALVLALLNFIVKPVLVLFTLPVTILTLGLFLLIINAIIIFMADAFVGGFDVDGWLIAIVFSLLLSLVQSILFSILKSD
- a CDS encoding G-D-S-L family lipolytic protein, whose product is MKNYFKYMAILALGIVSCEPEFENSIDEEGFYSNGEADFSNYVALGNSLTAGYADGALYLEGQKNSYPNILAQKFSLTQETSVFTQPLVNDNVGGLLLGGNKIAEPRFVLSVGADGPLPARYNGTPTTEVTELQEGPFSNMAVPGAKSFHLLANGYGNVQGVSTGAANPYFARFATSSNTSILADALGQGPSFFTLWIGNNDVLSYATSGGAGEFQLNNTDFTTYGPNDITDPNAFAFVYNQLVENLSASAKGVVINIPSVMDSPFFNVVPVNPIPLDAQTAAALNAQFGAYNTAILPGMVQAGVITQAEADSRKIIFTEGDSNFVTLTDEDLTPLTSILQGAPFNLDAQTAGLLSQLRQANSSDLIPLTSAGFIGTQVNGNPQLVNGVSVPLRDEHVLTAVEQGYINQATMAYNAAIENIAGAYGLGLVDANGLLSDFNQNGIEFDGGTLTSEFVLGGAFSLDGLHLTPRGNAVIANAIITEINSTYNANVPKADVGSYGTITLSQDVQ
- a CDS encoding OmpP1/FadL family transporter, with the translated sequence MKKLFLFGLFVLAAGITYAGGYRVSLQGQRSLAMGHTGVAVVNNAELAFFNPAGLVFLENKINAAVGVSAVFSDVAWQNEEFGQIARTDSPVGTPFYAYFSYKLNEKLSLGLAAYTPYGSSVAWEKDWEGSHLVNDIDLAAIYVQALASYKITDNLAVGGGPIYVSGSVNFNRNLSRNLTDIEGNRSNVTVDASGVSAFGWSAGVMYSPIDSLNIGVNYRSEIIVKAEDGSADFENVPNSPLTPFRDTTFDAELPLPAELSIGMSYQLNEQWLFAFDYNRTFWNVYESLDIDFADSSVPDSQNPRNYKDASIYRFGMQYTANDIFTLRAGYYFDQSPVRSGYFAPETPRNDSNNFTGGLSVNVSDRVSIDASFLYSRFEEITESYDYYQENGRNVPFEGTYKSSAFVPGLGVSIKI
- a CDS encoding alpha/beta fold hydrolase, which codes for MELHSTILGEGKPFLILHGFLGMSDNWKTLGKKFAKEGYEVHLIDQRNHGKSPHTDDFSYKLLADDIAGYCKMHSLENIMLMGHSMGGKTAMLAACLNEGLVDKLIVVDIAPKYYAPHHQQILKGLTALDEAKLTSRGEAEDFLKEFIPETGVRLFLLKNLYWKTKESLSLKLNLDSLKANIENVGAALKEDLSYSGPSLFIKGANSDYINASDEEQIKKQFPAAEFKSIEGAGHWVHAENMKAFFAAVMSFV
- a CDS encoding pyridoxine 5'-phosphate synthase gives rise to the protein MTKLSVNVNKIATLRNARGGNVPDVIETSKNIEGFGAQGITVHPRPDERHIRYSDVRELKPVLQTEFNIEGKPIKSFMDLVLEVKPAQVTLVPDAEEAITSNAGWDTIKYRDYLKEVISEFSSKGIRTSIFVDPNPEMVRGAAETGTDRIELYTEAYAVAYAKGDKDAAKTYAECAELAHELGLGINAGHDLSLDNIRFFKEEVPHLDEVSIGHALISEALYLGLEKTIQKYLKLLS